In one Brienomyrus brachyistius isolate T26 chromosome 7, BBRACH_0.4, whole genome shotgun sequence genomic region, the following are encoded:
- the LOC125746770 gene encoding uncharacterized protein LOC125746770 isoform X39, whose amino-acid sequence MMALGVNLMVICLVVVHYTDVGRSAGIGFPVKCDLGAGSSGTSSGPSEVQVAKSTSGSKEGTASYLTGTVGSQSGQGSFQYVAVQPDSGPIGRYASTVFVDFGRVQGQVVSQQGLTGSQQLGSGQGYAGAQQQLYQGQTSAQQPGSKQSYTTAQQLASQQGLTGSQQLGSGQGYAGAQQQWSQALTSAQQPGSKQSYTTAQQLTSQQGLTGSQQLGSGQGYAGAQQQWSQGQTSAQQPGSKQSYTTAQQLASQQGLTGSQQLGSGQGAVGAQQQWSQALTSAQQLASQQGPTGSQQLGSGQGYAGAQQQWSQALTTAQQLASQQGLTGSQQLGSGQGYAGAQQQWSQGQTSAQQPGSKQSYTTAQQLASQQGLTGSQQLGSGQGAVGAQQQWSQGLTTAQQQWSQGLTSAQQPGSKQSYTTAQQLASQQGPTGSQQLGSGQGYAGAQQQWSQALTTAQQLASQQGLTSAQQPGFKQSYSTAQQLASQQGLTGSQQLGSGQGCAGAQQQWSQALTSAQQLASQQGLTGSQQLGSGQGYAGAQQQWSQALTTAQQLASQQGLTSAQQPGSKQSYTTAQQLASQQGLTGSQQLGSGQGYVGAQQQWSQGQTSAQQPGSKQSYTTAQQLASQQGLTGSQQLGSGQGYVGAQQQWSQGLTSAQQPGSKQSYTTAQQLASQQGLTGSQQLGSGQGYVGAQQQWSQGQTSAQQPGSKQSYTTAQQLASQQGLTGSQQLGSGQGYVGAQQQWSQGLTTAQQLASQQGLTGSQQLGSGQGYAGAQQQWSQGLTSAQQPGSKQSYTTAQQLASQQGLTGSQQLGSGQGYAGAQQQWSQGLTSAQQPGSKQSYTTAQQLASQQGLTGSQQLGSGQGFAGAQQLASRQGNCSSWTLYQKGVGSQQDYPTDQGLVSQQGSGTAVSLVSGQTFGSIQGFGSQAAWSSGSAKGEYQLGSALAPSALNPGRG is encoded by the exons ATGATGGCGCTTGGAGTTAATTTAAT GGTGATTTGCTTGGTGGTTGTCCACTACACTGATGTGGGACGGA GCGCTGGCATTGGATTTCCTGTGAAATGCGACTTGGGTGCTGGGTCTTCTGGCACCAGCTCTGGTCCCAGTGAGGTGCAAGTGGCAAAAAGCACCTCTGGTTCTAAGGAAGGCACTGCATCATACTTAACTGGCACTGTAGGTTCCCAGAGTGGCCAAGGATCTTTCCAATATGTGGCAGTCCAGCCTGACTCTGGCCCTATTGGTAGATATGCTTCTACAGTATTTGTTGACTTCGGTAGGGTACAGGGGCAAGTAGTGTCCCAGCAAGGCCTAACTGGTTCCCAGCAGCTAGGATCAGGACAGGGTTATGCTGGTGCCCAGCAGCAATTATACCAAGGCCAAACCAGTGCCCAGCAAC CTGGTTCTAAGCAGAGCTACACCACtgcccagcagctggcctctcagCAAGGCCTAACTGGTTCCCAGCAGCTAGGCTCAGGACAGGGTTATGCTGGTGCCCAACAGCAATGGTCCCAGGCCTTAACCAGTGCCCAGCAAC CTGGTTCTAAGCAGAGCTACACCACTGCCCAGCAGCTGACCTCTCAGCAAGGCCTAACTGGTTCCCAGCAGCTAGGATCAGGACAGGGTTATGCTGGTGCCCAGCAGCAATGGTCCCAAGGCCAAACCAGTGCCCAGCAACCTGGTTCTAAGCAGAGCTACACCACtgcccagcagctggcctctcagCAAGGCCTAACTGGTTCCCAGCAGCTAGGATCAGGACAGGGTGCTGTTGGTGCCCAGCAGCAATGGTCCCAGGCCTTAACCAGTGCCCAGCAGCTGGCATCTCAGCAAGGCCCAACTGGTTCCCAGCAACTAGGTTCAGGACAGGGTTATGCTGGTGCCCAGCAGCAATGGTCCCAAGCCTTAACCACtgcccagcagctggc CTCTCAGCAAGGCCTAACTGGTTCCCAGCAGCTAGGATCAGGACAGGGTTATGCTGGTGCCCAGCAGCAATGGTCCCAAGGCCAAACCAGTGCCCAGCAACCTGGTTCTAAGCAGAGCTACACCACtgcccagcagctggcctctcagCAAGGCCTAACTGGTTCCCAGCAGCTAGGATCAGGACAGGGTGCTGTTGGTGCCCAGCAGCAATGGTCCCAAGGCTTAACCACTGCCCAGCAGCAATGGTCCCAAGGCCTAACCAGTGCCCAGCAACCTGGTTCTAAGCAGAGCTACACCACTGCCCAACAGCTGGCATCTCAGCAAGGCCCAACTGGTTCCCAGCAACTAGGTTCAGGACAGGGTTATGCTGGTGCCCAGCAGCAATGGTCCCAAGCCTTAACCACtgcccagcagctggcctctcagCAAGGCCTAACCAGTGCCCAGCAACCTGGTTTTAAGCAGAGCTACTCCACtgcccagcagctggcctctcagCAAGGCCTAACTGGTTCCCAGCAGCTAGGATCAGGACAGGGTTGTGCTGGTGCCCAGCAGCAATGGTCCCAGGCCTTAACCAGtgcccagcagctggcctctcagCAAGGCCTAACAGGTTCCCAGCAGCTAGGATCAGGACAGGGTTATGCTGGTGCCCAGCAGCAATGGTCCCAAGCCTTAACCACTGCCCAGCAGCTCGCCTCTCAGCAAGGCCTAACCAGTGCCCAGCAACCTGGTTCTAAGCAGAGCTACACCACTGCCCAGCAGCTGGCATCTCAGCAAGGCCTAACTGGTTCCCAGCAGCTAGGATCAGGACAGGGTTATGTTGGTGCCCAGCAGCAATGGTCCCAAGGCCAAACCAGTGCCCAGCAACCTGGTTCTAAGCAGAGCTACACCACTGCCCAGCAGCTGGCATCTCAGCAAG GCCTAACTGGTTCCCAGCAGCTAGGATCAGGACAGGGTTATGTTGGTGCCCAGCAGCAATGGTCCCAAGGCTTAACCAGTGCCCAGCAACCTGGTTCTAAGCAGAGCTACACCACTGCCCAGCAGCTGGCATCTCAGCAAGGCCTAACTGGTTCCCAGCAGCTAGGATCAGGACAGGGTTATGTTGGTGCCCAGCAGCAATGGTCCCAAGGCCAAACCAGTGCCCAGCAACCTGGTTCTAAGCAGAGCTACACCACtgcccagcagctggcctctcagCAAGGCCTAACTGGTTCCCAGCAGCTAGGATCAGGACAGGGTTATGTTGGTGCCCAGCAGCAATGGTCCCAAGGCTTAACCACTGCCCAGCAGCTGGCATCTCAGCAAGGCCTAACTGGTTCCCAGCAGCTAGGATCAGGACAGGGTTATGCTGGTGCCCAGCAGCAATGGTCCCAAGGCTTAACCAGTGCCCAGCAACCTGGTTCTAAGCAGAGCTACACCACTGCCCAGCAGCTGGCATCTCAGCAAGGCCTAACTGGTTCCCAGCAGCTAGGATCAGGACAGGGTTATGCTGGTGCCCAGCAGCAATGGTCCCAAGGCTTAACCAGTGCCCAGCAACCTGGTTCTAAGCAGAGCTATACCACTGCCCAGCAGCTGGCATCTCAGCAAGGCCTAACTGGTTCCCAGCAGCTAGGATCAGGACAGGGTTTTGCTGGtgcccagcagctggcctctcgGCAAGGCAACTGCAGTAGCTGGACCCTCTACCAGAAGGGTGTAGGGTCTCAGCAGGACTACCCCACTGACCAAGGCCTAGTATCCCAGCAGGGCTCTGGAACCGCAGTCAGTTTGGTTTCTGGCCAGACCTTTGGGTCTATTCAAGGCTTTGGTTCCCAGGCTGCCTGGAGTAGTGGGTCTGCAAAGGGAGAGTACCAGCTTGGCTCAGCCTTGGCTCCAAGTGCACTCAACCCTGGAAGAGGTTGA
- the LOC125746770 gene encoding uncharacterized protein LOC125746770 isoform X33 yields the protein MMALGVNLMVICLVVVHYTDVGRSAGIGFPVKCDLGAGSSGTSSGPSEVQVAKSTSGSKEGTASYLTGTVGSQSGQGSFQYVAVQPDSGPIGRYASTVFVDFGRVQGQVVSQQGLTGSQQLGSGQGYAGAQQQLYQGQTSAQQPGSKQSYTTAQQLASQQGLTGSQQLGSGQGYAGAQQQWSQALTSAQQPGSKQSYTTAQQLASQQGPTGSQQLGSGQGYAGAQQQWSQALTTAQQLASQQGLTSAQQPGSKQSYTTAQQLASQQGPTGSQQLGSGQGCAGAQQQWSQALTSAQQLASQQGLTGSQQLGSGQGYAGAQQQWSQALTTAQQLASQQGLTSAQQPGSKQSYTTAQQLASQQGLTGSQQLGSGQGYVGAQQQWSQGLTSAQQPGSKQSYTTAQQLTSQQGLTGSQQLGSGQGYAGAQQQWSQGQTSAQQPGSKQSYTTAQQLASQQGLTGSQQLGSGQGAVGAQQQWSQALTSAQQLASQQGPTGSQQLGSGQGYAGAQQQWSQALTTAQQLASQQGLTGSQQLGSGQGYAGAQQQWSQGQTSAQQPGSKQSYTTAQQLASQQGLTGSQQLGSGQGYAGAQQQWSQALTTAQQLASQQGLTSAQQPGSKQSYTTAQQLASQQGLTGSQQLGSGQGYVGAQQQWSQGQTSAQQPGSKQSYTTAQQLASQQGLTGSQQLGSGQGYVGAQQQWSQGLTSAQQPGSKQSYTTAQQLASQQGLTGSQQLGSGQGYVGAQQQWSQGQTSAQQPGSKQSYTTAQQLASQQGLTGSQQLGSGQGYVGAQQQWSQGLTTAQQLASQQGLTGSQQLGSGQGYAGAQQQWSQGLTSAQQPGSKQSYTTAQQLASQQGLTGSQQLGSGQGYAGAQQQWSQGLTSAQQPGSKQSYTTAQQLASQQGLTGSQQLGSGQGFAGAQQLASRQGNCSSWTLYQKGVGSQQDYPTDQGLVSQQGSGTAVSLVSGQTFGSIQGFGSQAAWSSGSAKGEYQLGSALAPSALNPGRG from the exons ATGATGGCGCTTGGAGTTAATTTAAT GGTGATTTGCTTGGTGGTTGTCCACTACACTGATGTGGGACGGA GCGCTGGCATTGGATTTCCTGTGAAATGCGACTTGGGTGCTGGGTCTTCTGGCACCAGCTCTGGTCCCAGTGAGGTGCAAGTGGCAAAAAGCACCTCTGGTTCTAAGGAAGGCACTGCATCATACTTAACTGGCACTGTAGGTTCCCAGAGTGGCCAAGGATCTTTCCAATATGTGGCAGTCCAGCCTGACTCTGGCCCTATTGGTAGATATGCTTCTACAGTATTTGTTGACTTCGGTAGGGTACAGGGGCAAGTAGTGTCCCAGCAAGGCCTAACTGGTTCCCAGCAGCTAGGATCAGGACAGGGTTATGCTGGTGCCCAGCAGCAATTATACCAAGGCCAAACCAGTGCCCAGCAAC CTGGTTCTAAGCAGAGCTACACCACtgcccagcagctggcctctcagCAAGGCCTAACTGGTTCCCAGCAGCTAGGCTCAGGACAGGGTTATGCTGGTGCCCAACAGCAATGGTCCCAGGCCTTAACCAGTGCCCAGCAAC CTGGTTCTAAGCAGAGCTACACCACTGCCCAACAGCTGGCATCTCAGCAAGGCCCAACTGGTTCCCAGCAACTAGGTTCAGGACAGGGTTATGCTGGTGCCCAGCAGCAATGGTCCCAAGCCTTAACCACtgcccagcagctggcctctcagCAAGGCCTAACCAGTGCCCAGCAAC CTGGTTCTAAGCAGAGCTACACCACTGCCCAACAGCTGGCATCTCAGCAAGGCCCAACTGGTTCCCAGCAACTAG GATCAGGACAGGGTTGTGCTGGTGCCCAGCAGCAATGGTCCCAGGCCTTAACCAGtgcccagcagctggcctctcagCAAGGCCTAACAGGTTCCCAGCAGCTAGGATCAGGACAGGGTTATGCTGGTGCCCAGCAGCAATGGTCCCAAGCCTTAACCACtgcccagcagctggcctctcagCAAGGCCTAACCAGTGCCCAGCAACCAGGTTCTAAGCAGAGCTACACCACTGCCCAGCAGCTGGCATCTCAGCAAGGCTTAACTGGTTCCCAGCAGCTAGGATCAGGACAGGGTTATGTTGGTGCCCAGCAGCAATGGTCCCAAGGCTTAACCAGTGCCCAGCAAC CTGGTTCTAAGCAGAGCTACACCACTGCCCAGCAGCTGACCTCTCAGCAAGGCCTAACTGGTTCCCAGCAGCTAGGATCAGGACAGGGTTATGCTGGTGCCCAGCAGCAATGGTCCCAAGGCCAAACCAGTGCCCAGCAACCTGGTTCTAAGCAGAGCTACACCACtgcccagcagctggcctctcagCAAGGCCTAACTGGTTCCCAGCAGCTAGGATCAGGACAGGGTGCTGTTGGTGCCCAGCAGCAATGGTCCCAGGCCTTAACCAGTGCCCAGCAGCTGGCATCTCAGCAAGGCCCAACTGGTTCCCAGCAACTAGGTTCAGGACAGGGTTATGCTGGTGCCCAGCAGCAATGGTCCCAAGCCTTAACCACtgcccagcagctggc CTCTCAGCAAGGCCTAACTGGTTCCCAGCAGCTAGGATCAGGACAGGGTTATGCTGGTGCCCAGCAGCAATGGTCCCAAGGCCAAACCAGTGCCCAGCAACCTGGTTCTAAGCAGAGCTACACCACtgcccagcagctggcctctcagCAAGGCCTAACTG GTTCCCAGCAGCTAGGATCAGGACAGGGTTATGCTGGTGCCCAGCAGCAATGGTCCCAAGCCTTAACCACTGCCCAGCAGCTCGCCTCTCAGCAAGGCCTAACCAGTGCCCAGCAACCTGGTTCTAAGCAGAGCTACACCACTGCCCAGCAGCTGGCATCTCAGCAAGGCCTAACTGGTTCCCAGCAGCTAGGATCAGGACAGGGTTATGTTGGTGCCCAGCAGCAATGGTCCCAAGGCCAAACCAGTGCCCAGCAACCTGGTTCTAAGCAGAGCTACACCACTGCCCAGCAGCTGGCATCTCAGCAAG GCCTAACTGGTTCCCAGCAGCTAGGATCAGGACAGGGTTATGTTGGTGCCCAGCAGCAATGGTCCCAAGGCTTAACCAGTGCCCAGCAACCTGGTTCTAAGCAGAGCTACACCACTGCCCAGCAGCTGGCATCTCAGCAAGGCCTAACTGGTTCCCAGCAGCTAGGATCAGGACAGGGTTATGTTGGTGCCCAGCAGCAATGGTCCCAAGGCCAAACCAGTGCCCAGCAACCTGGTTCTAAGCAGAGCTACACCACtgcccagcagctggcctctcagCAAGGCCTAACTGGTTCCCAGCAGCTAGGATCAGGACAGGGTTATGTTGGTGCCCAGCAGCAATGGTCCCAAGGCTTAACCACTGCCCAGCAGCTGGCATCTCAGCAAGGCCTAACTGGTTCCCAGCAGCTAGGATCAGGACAGGGTTATGCTGGTGCCCAGCAGCAATGGTCCCAAGGCTTAACCAGTGCCCAGCAACCTGGTTCTAAGCAGAGCTACACCACTGCCCAGCAGCTGGCATCTCAGCAAGGCCTAACTGGTTCCCAGCAGCTAGGATCAGGACAGGGTTATGCTGGTGCCCAGCAGCAATGGTCCCAAGGCTTAACCAGTGCCCAGCAACCTGGTTCTAAGCAGAGCTATACCACTGCCCAGCAGCTGGCATCTCAGCAAGGCCTAACTGGTTCCCAGCAGCTAGGATCAGGACAGGGTTTTGCTGGtgcccagcagctggcctctcgGCAAGGCAACTGCAGTAGCTGGACCCTCTACCAGAAGGGTGTAGGGTCTCAGCAGGACTACCCCACTGACCAAGGCCTAGTATCCCAGCAGGGCTCTGGAACCGCAGTCAGTTTGGTTTCTGGCCAGACCTTTGGGTCTATTCAAGGCTTTGGTTCCCAGGCTGCCTGGAGTAGTGGGTCTGCAAAGGGAGAGTACCAGCTTGGCTCAGCCTTGGCTCCAAGTGCACTCAACCCTGGAAGAGGTTGA
- the LOC125746770 gene encoding uncharacterized protein LOC125746770 isoform X13, whose amino-acid sequence MMALGVNLMVICLVVVHYTDVGRSAGIGFPVKCDLGAGSSGTSSGPSEVQVAKSTSGSKEGTASYLTGTVGSQSGQGSFQYVAVQPDSGPIGRYASTVFVDFGRVQGQVVSQQGLTGSQQLGSGQGYAGAQQQLYQGQTSAQQPGSKQSYTTAQQLASQQGLTGSQQLGSGQGYAGAQQQWSQALTSAQQPGSKQSYTTAQQLASQQGPTGSQQLGSGQGYAGAQQQWSQALTTAQQLASQQGLTSAQQPGSKQSYTTAQQLASQQGPTGSQQLGSGQGCAGAQQQWSQALTSAQQLASQQGLTGSQQLGSGQGYAGAQQQWSQALTTAQQLASQQGLTSAQQPGSKQSYTTAQQLASQQGLTGSQQLGSGQGYVGAQQQWSQGLTSAQQPGSKQSYTTAQQLTSQQGLTGSQQLGSGQGYAGAQQQWSQGQTSAQQPGSKQSYTTAQQLASQQGLTGSQQLGSGQGAVGAQQQWSQALTSAQQLASQQGPTGSQQLGSGQGYAGAQQQWSQALTTAQQLASQQGLTGSQQLGSGQGYAGAQQQWSQGQTSAQQPGSKQSYTTAQQLASQQGPTGSQQLGSGQGYAGAQQQWSQALTTAQQLASQQGLTSAQQPGFKQSYSTAQQLASQQGLTGSQQLGSGQGCAGAQQQWSQALTSAQQLASQQGLTGSQQLGSGQGYAGAQQQWSQALTTAQQLASQQGLTSAQQPGSKQSYTTAQQLASQQGLTGSQQLGSGQGYVGAQQQWSQGQTSAQQPGSKQSYTTAQQLASQQGLTGSQQLGSGQGYVGAQQQWSQGLTSAQQPGSKQSYTTAQQLASQQGLTGSQQLGSGQGYVGAQQQWSQGQTSAQQPGSKQSYTTAQQLASQQGLTGSQQLGSGQGYVGAQQQWSQGLTTAQQLASQQGLTGSQQLGSGQGYAGAQQQWSQGLTSAQQPGSKQSYTTAQQLASQQGLTGSQQLGSGQGYAGAQQQWSQGLTSAQQPGSKQSYTTAQQLASQQGLTGSQQLGSGQGFAGAQQLASRQGNCSSWTLYQKGVGSQQDYPTDQGLVSQQGSGTAVSLVSGQTFGSIQGFGSQAAWSSGSAKGEYQLGSALAPSALNPGRG is encoded by the exons ATGATGGCGCTTGGAGTTAATTTAAT GGTGATTTGCTTGGTGGTTGTCCACTACACTGATGTGGGACGGA GCGCTGGCATTGGATTTCCTGTGAAATGCGACTTGGGTGCTGGGTCTTCTGGCACCAGCTCTGGTCCCAGTGAGGTGCAAGTGGCAAAAAGCACCTCTGGTTCTAAGGAAGGCACTGCATCATACTTAACTGGCACTGTAGGTTCCCAGAGTGGCCAAGGATCTTTCCAATATGTGGCAGTCCAGCCTGACTCTGGCCCTATTGGTAGATATGCTTCTACAGTATTTGTTGACTTCGGTAGGGTACAGGGGCAAGTAGTGTCCCAGCAAGGCCTAACTGGTTCCCAGCAGCTAGGATCAGGACAGGGTTATGCTGGTGCCCAGCAGCAATTATACCAAGGCCAAACCAGTGCCCAGCAAC CTGGTTCTAAGCAGAGCTACACCACtgcccagcagctggcctctcagCAAGGCCTAACTGGTTCCCAGCAGCTAGGCTCAGGACAGGGTTATGCTGGTGCCCAACAGCAATGGTCCCAGGCCTTAACCAGTGCCCAGCAAC CTGGTTCTAAGCAGAGCTACACCACTGCCCAACAGCTGGCATCTCAGCAAGGCCCAACTGGTTCCCAGCAACTAGGTTCAGGACAGGGTTATGCTGGTGCCCAGCAGCAATGGTCCCAAGCCTTAACCACtgcccagcagctggcctctcagCAAGGCCTAACCAGTGCCCAGCAAC CTGGTTCTAAGCAGAGCTACACCACTGCCCAACAGCTGGCATCTCAGCAAGGCCCAACTGGTTCCCAGCAACTAG GATCAGGACAGGGTTGTGCTGGTGCCCAGCAGCAATGGTCCCAGGCCTTAACCAGtgcccagcagctggcctctcagCAAGGCCTAACAGGTTCCCAGCAGCTAGGATCAGGACAGGGTTATGCTGGTGCCCAGCAGCAATGGTCCCAAGCCTTAACCACtgcccagcagctggcctctcagCAAGGCCTAACCAGTGCCCAGCAACCAGGTTCTAAGCAGAGCTACACCACTGCCCAGCAGCTGGCATCTCAGCAAGGCTTAACTGGTTCCCAGCAGCTAGGATCAGGACAGGGTTATGTTGGTGCCCAGCAGCAATGGTCCCAAGGCTTAACCAGTGCCCAGCAAC CTGGTTCTAAGCAGAGCTACACCACTGCCCAGCAGCTGACCTCTCAGCAAGGCCTAACTGGTTCCCAGCAGCTAGGATCAGGACAGGGTTATGCTGGTGCCCAGCAGCAATGGTCCCAAGGCCAAACCAGTGCCCAGCAACCTGGTTCTAAGCAGAGCTACACCACtgcccagcagctggcctctcagCAAGGCCTAACTGGTTCCCAGCAGCTAGGATCAGGACAGGGTGCTGTTGGTGCCCAGCAGCAATGGTCCCAGGCCTTAACCAGTGCCCAGCAGCTGGCATCTCAGCAAGGCCCAACTGGTTCCCAGCAACTAGGTTCAGGACAGGGTTATGCTGGTGCCCAGCAGCAATGGTCCCAAGCCTTAACCACtgcccagcagctggc CTCTCAGCAAGGCCTAACTGGTTCCCAGCAGCTAGGATCAGGACAGGGTTATGCTGGTGCCCAGCAGCAATGGTCCCAAGGCCAAACCAGTGCCCAGCAAC CTGGTTCTAAGCAGAGCTACACCACTGCCCAACAGCTGGCATCTCAGCAAGGCCCAACTGGTTCCCAGCAACTAGGTTCAGGACAGGGTTATGCTGGTGCCCAGCAGCAATGGTCCCAAGCCTTAACCACtgcccagcagctggcctctcagCAAGGCCTAACCAGTGCCCAGCAACCTGGTTTTAAGCAGAGCTACTCCACtgcccagcagctggcctctcagCAAGGCCTAACTGGTTCCCAGCAGCTAGGATCAGGACAGGGTTGTGCTGGTGCCCAGCAGCAATGGTCCCAGGCCTTAACCAGtgcccagcagctggcctctcagCAAGGCCTAACAGGTTCCCAGCAGCTAGGATCAGGACAGGGTTATGCTGGTGCCCAGCAGCAATGGTCCCAAGCCTTAACCACTGCCCAGCAGCTCGCCTCTCAGCAAGGCCTAACCAGTGCCCAGCAACCTGGTTCTAAGCAGAGCTACACCACTGCCCAGCAGCTGGCATCTCAGCAAGGCCTAACTGGTTCCCAGCAGCTAGGATCAGGACAGGGTTATGTTGGTGCCCAGCAGCAATGGTCCCAAGGCCAAACCAGTGCCCAGCAACCTGGTTCTAAGCAGAGCTACACCACTGCCCAGCAGCTGGCATCTCAGCAAG GCCTAACTGGTTCCCAGCAGCTAGGATCAGGACAGGGTTATGTTGGTGCCCAGCAGCAATGGTCCCAAGGCTTAACCAGTGCCCAGCAACCTGGTTCTAAGCAGAGCTACACCACTGCCCAGCAGCTGGCATCTCAGCAAGGCCTAACTGGTTCCCAGCAGCTAGGATCAGGACAGGGTTATGTTGGTGCCCAGCAGCAATGGTCCCAAGGCCAAACCAGTGCCCAGCAACCTGGTTCTAAGCAGAGCTACACCACtgcccagcagctggcctctcagCAAGGCCTAACTGGTTCCCAGCAGCTAGGATCAGGACAGGGTTATGTTGGTGCCCAGCAGCAATGGTCCCAAGGCTTAACCACTGCCCAGCAGCTGGCATCTCAGCAAGGCCTAACTGGTTCCCAGCAGCTAGGATCAGGACAGGGTTATGCTGGTGCCCAGCAGCAATGGTCCCAAGGCTTAACCAGTGCCCAGCAACCTGGTTCTAAGCAGAGCTACACCACTGCCCAGCAGCTGGCATCTCAGCAAGGCCTAACTGGTTCCCAGCAGCTAGGATCAGGACAGGGTTATGCTGGTGCCCAGCAGCAATGGTCCCAAGGCTTAACCAGTGCCCAGCAACCTGGTTCTAAGCAGAGCTATACCACTGCCCAGCAGCTGGCATCTCAGCAAGGCCTAACTGGTTCCCAGCAGCTAGGATCAGGACAGGGTTTTGCTGGtgcccagcagctggcctctcgGCAAGGCAACTGCAGTAGCTGGACCCTCTACCAGAAGGGTGTAGGGTCTCAGCAGGACTACCCCACTGACCAAGGCCTAGTATCCCAGCAGGGCTCTGGAACCGCAGTCAGTTTGGTTTCTGGCCAGACCTTTGGGTCTATTCAAGGCTTTGGTTCCCAGGCTGCCTGGAGTAGTGGGTCTGCAAAGGGAGAGTACCAGCTTGGCTCAGCCTTGGCTCCAAGTGCACTCAACCCTGGAAGAGGTTGA